CTTCGACCATGACCACTTTGGAATCCCCTTCAAAGGCGATAATATGAGTGGCCACACGATCCAGAAACCACCGATCATGACTGATAACCAACACACATCCGGCAAAGTTTTCCAATCCATCTTCCAAGGCGCGCATGGTATTGACGTCAAGGTCGTTGGTCGGTTCATCAAGCAATAAGACGTTTGATCCAGATTTGAGCATCTGGGCCATGTGGACCCTGTTCCGCTCACCACCAGACAAAACATCGACGGACTTCTGCTGATCCTGTCCCGCAAAATTGAAACGGGAACAATAGGCACGAGCATTGATTTCACGGTCACCCAACTTGATAAACTCATTGCCTCCGCTGATGATTTCATACACCGTCTTGCCCGGTGTCAAAGACGCACGATTCTGATCAGCATAGGCAAGCTGGACCGTCGAACCGACCGTCATGGTCCCGAAATCCGGCGCTTGGTCACCGACGATCATCTTGCACAGCGTGGACTTACCAGCACCGTTCGGACCGATAATACCCACAATGGCATTGGGTGGGAGAATGAAGTTCACATCGTCCATGAGAAGCTTGTCACCCATGGATTTGGTCACGTTTTCGGCAACGATGACTTGCTTGCCGAGATGGGGTCCCGGTGGAATGTAGATCTGTAAATCATCGGCCAGCCGCTCACTTTCGTGGCTGAGCATGGATTCATAAGCATTGATACGCGCCTTGGACTTGGCACGGCGGCCCTTGGGCGACATGCGAATCCATTCCAACTCTCGCTGTAAGGTCTTTTGGCGGTCGGCTTCCTGTTTGCCTTCTTTGGCAAGACGATTCTGCTTCTGATCCAACCAAGAAGAATAGTTGCCTTTCCAGGGAATACCGCGTCCGCGATCCAGTTCAAGAATCCAGCCAGCGACATTATCGAGAAAGTAGCGATCATGAGTCACGGCAATAACGGTTCCGGGAAAGCCGGACAGGAATTGTTCGAGCCAGGCAACGGAATCTGCATCAAGATGGTTGGTCGGCTCATCCAACAACAAAATATCCGGCGATTGCAGCAGCAGACGACACAGGGCGACCCGACGTTTTTCACCACCAGAAATCACGGAAACCGGGGAATCACCCGGAGGGCATCGAAGCGAATCCATAGCCATTTCGAGCTTGGAATCAATATCCCACGCCCCTTTGGCGTCCATCAATTCCTGAACTTTTCCCTGTCGCTCTATAAGCGCATCCATTTCGTCAGGTTCCATGGGTTCAGCAAATTTGTCGTTGATCTCGTTGTATTCACGGATGATATCCATGATCTCGCCAACGCCTTCTTCAACCACTTCTCGAACAGTACGCTCTTCATTCTGAAGCGGTTCCTGTTCGAGATAGCCGATGGTGAACCCTTCCTTGACATGTATATCGCCTTCAAAGGTTGTATCCACACCGGCCAAAATCTTCAACAGAGACGACTTTCCCGATCCATTCAGACCGAGAACACCGATTTTGGCACCGTAAAAATACGATAGGGACACATTTTTCAGCACTTCCCTTTGCCCGTGACGCTTGGTCACCTTGTACATGGAATAAATTATCTTATCGGGTTCGTTGCTCATTATTACCTCGTTAAAAATGAAAAAACAGCAGGACGAGCACTAGGTATACGACTGCACAACCGCTTTCAAGTCGTTTGTGTCATATTCATGCAGTGCCAATCGGTCATGCACAGGAAAAATTGGTCGATCATTGCGATACAGTACCCCCAGCGGAATCCGGTCGCCGAACTCATCGCTCTTTTCCATGGCTGCGGCCCAATTGGTCGGGTCGTGCTCTTCCAGAAAATAGGTCCGTTCCTTGTACCACGCAAACGTATTGACTTTATTAAAAGAAACGCAGGGTTGCAAGATATCAACCAGTGAAAAACCCGTATGATTCATGGCCTGAGTCATGACATCGACCAAATGATCCGGCTCGCCGGAAAACGCCCGCGCCACAAAACTCGCCTTCATCGCGACCGCCACACTGACCGGATTGAATGCCTCGGATGGCGCGCCAGCCGGTTGGGCCTTGGTCACATGTCCTCGCTCGGTCGTCGGACTGGCCTGTCCCTTGGTCAGACCGTAAATCTGATTATCGTGGACCAACAAGGTGATATCCATGTTGCGCCGAATCGCGGCGAGAAAGTGATTGCCACCTTCACCATATGAGCATCCATCGCCGGACACACACAAGACCTTCATGTCAGGATTGGCCATTTTCATGCCCTGCGCCACCGGCAGGGAACGACCATGCAACCCATTGAACATGTGGCATTTCAGATAATGAGGCATCTTGGCGGCCTGCCCGATACCAGAGGAAATCACGACCTCGTGTGGGGCGATGTCCAGGGCGGACAATGTTTTTTTCAAACTCGAAAGAATCGAGAAATTACCGCACCCGGGGCACCATGTTGTTTCGAATTGACCGAAATCTTCAACAGTGACCATATCGTTACTCCATGGTTTCGAGAATTGTATTCAGACCGGCAAGCACATACTCGGCAGACATGGGCCGACCATCGAAACGCAGAATATATTCGCGGATGATGAACCCGGTTTCCTGCGCAATCAATTTGGAAAACTGCCCGGTGGCATTGCCTTCCACCGTGATA
Above is a genomic segment from Pseudodesulfovibrio sp. JC047 containing:
- the ettA gene encoding energy-dependent translational throttle protein EttA; the encoded protein is MSNEPDKIIYSMYKVTKRHGQREVLKNVSLSYFYGAKIGVLGLNGSGKSSLLKILAGVDTTFEGDIHVKEGFTIGYLEQEPLQNEERTVREVVEEGVGEIMDIIREYNEINDKFAEPMEPDEMDALIERQGKVQELMDAKGAWDIDSKLEMAMDSLRCPPGDSPVSVISGGEKRRVALCRLLLQSPDILLLDEPTNHLDADSVAWLEQFLSGFPGTVIAVTHDRYFLDNVAGWILELDRGRGIPWKGNYSSWLDQKQNRLAKEGKQEADRQKTLQRELEWIRMSPKGRRAKSKARINAYESMLSHESERLADDLQIYIPPGPHLGKQVIVAENVTKSMGDKLLMDDVNFILPPNAIVGIIGPNGAGKSTLCKMIVGDQAPDFGTMTVGSTVQLAYADQNRASLTPGKTVYEIISGGNEFIKLGDREINARAYCSRFNFAGQDQQKSVDVLSGGERNRVHMAQMLKSGSNVLLLDEPTNDLDVNTMRALEDGLENFAGCVLVISHDRWFLDRVATHIIAFEGDSKVVMVEGNYSEYDADRKKRLGTDASQPHRLKFRKLTR
- a CDS encoding 2-oxoacid:ferredoxin oxidoreductase subunit beta produces the protein MVTVEDFGQFETTWCPGCGNFSILSSLKKTLSALDIAPHEVVISSGIGQAAKMPHYLKCHMFNGLHGRSLPVAQGMKMANPDMKVLCVSGDGCSYGEGGNHFLAAIRRNMDITLLVHDNQIYGLTKGQASPTTERGHVTKAQPAGAPSEAFNPVSVAVAMKASFVARAFSGEPDHLVDVMTQAMNHTGFSLVDILQPCVSFNKVNTFAWYKERTYFLEEHDPTNWAAAMEKSDEFGDRIPLGVLYRNDRPIFPVHDRLALHEYDTNDLKAVVQSYT